One Trichosurus vulpecula isolate mTriVul1 chromosome 7, mTriVul1.pri, whole genome shotgun sequence genomic region harbors:
- the ALDOC gene encoding fructose-bisphosphate aldolase C, translated as MPHVYPALSAEQKKELSDIALRIVAPGKGILAADESVGSMAKRLSQIGVENTEENRRQYRQVLFSADGRIKKCIGGVIFFHETLYQKGDDGVPFVRTIQDKGIVVGIKVDKGVVALAGTDGETTTQGLDGLSERCAQYKKDGADFAKWRCVLKISDHTPSPLAILENANVLARYASICQQNGIVPIVEPEILPDGDHDLKRCQYVTEKVLAAVYKALSDHHVYLEGTLLKPNMVTPGHACPFKYTPEEIAMATVSALRRTVPPAVPGVTFLSGGQSEEEASINLNAINRCPLPRPWALTFSYGRALQASALSAWRGQKDNESAATEEFIKRAEVNGLAAQGKYEGGGEDSGAAGQSLYIANHAY; from the exons ATGCCTCACGTATACCCAGCCCTGTCGGCTGAGCAAAAGAAGGAACTGTCGGATATTGCCCTTCGGATTGTTGCTCCGGGCAAGGGCATCTTGGCAGCTGATGAGTCAGTAG GCAGTATGGCCAAGCGGTTGAGCCAGATTGGAGTGGAGAATACAGAGGAGAACCGCAGGCAGTATCGTCAGGTCCTGTTCAGTGCTGATGGAAGGATCAAGAAATGCATTGGGGGCGTCATCTTCTTCCATGAGACCCTCTACCAGAAGGGTGATGATGGGGTGCCCTTTGTCCGCACCATCCAGGACAAGGGCATTGTTGTGGGCATCAAG GTTGATAAAGGTGTGGTGGCTTTGGCTGGAACTGATGGAGAAACCACCACACAAG GGCTGGACGGGCTCTCTGAACGCTGCGCTCAGTACAAGAAGGATGGAGCTGACTTTGCCAAATGGCGTTGTGTGCTAAAGATCAGTGATCATACGCCCTCTCCCCTGGCAATCCTGGAGAATGCCAACGTGCTTGCCCGCTACGCCAGCATCTGCCAGCAG AATGGCATTGTGCCCATTGTGGAGCCCGAGATCCTGCCAGATGGAGACCATGACCTCAAACGATGCCAGTATGTCACTGAGAAG gTCCTGGCTGCTGTCTACAAGGCCCTGAGTGACCACCATGTGTACCTTGAAGGGACACTGCTCAAGCCCAACATGGTGACCCCTGGCCACGCCTGCCCCTTCAAGTACACCCCTGAGGAGATTGCCATGGCAACGGTTTCTGCCCTACGTCGAACAGTGCCTCCTGCTGTCCCAG GTGTGACATTCCTGTCTGGAGGTCAAAGTGAGGAGGAGGCTTCGATCAACCTCAATGCCATTAACCGCTGTCCTCTTCCCCGGCCTTGGGCATTGACTTTCTCCTATGGGCGTGCCCTGCAAGCCTCTGCTCTCAGTGCCTGGCGTGGGCAGAAGGACAATGAGAGCGCTGCCACTGAGGAGTTCATCAAACGGGCAGAG GTGAATGGTCTTGCTGCCCAGGGCAAGTATGAAGGAGGTGGAGAAGACTCAGGGGCAGCTGGGCAATCTCTCTACATTGCTAATCATGCCTACTGA